CGTCGTCCAAGGCGGCAAGGTCACGGCCAAGGTCACCGGCTCGCGGGCCACGCCGTACAAGATCAAGATCGCGCTCACCGAGCTCAGCGCACCCGCTTGGAGGAAGGCCATCGACGGCCTGGCGAAGAAGGCGCAGTTCTCGGCCGCGCTGCTCGCCGGGCAGATGCCGCAGAGCATTGACGAGGTCTTCGTGGAGGCAGGCGTGAGCCTGTTCCCCAAGCAGCGCGCCGACCTCGAGACGAGCTGCTCGTGCCCGGACTGGGGGGATCCGTGCAAGCACGTCGCGGCCACGCACTACGTGCTCGGCGAGGCGCTCGATCGCGACCCGTTCCTACTCTTCGAGCTGCGCGGAAGAACCAAGGACCAGGTGCTCGACGCGCTCCGTGCTGCACGTGGCGGCATCGGCGAGACGTCTGCGAAGAAGGCGGGCAAGTCCAAGGCCACGCCCGATGACGCGACGATCGACATCCCGACGGTGATGCTCGGCAAGGTGGAGGCCGGTGAGTACGACAAGCCCCGTGAGCCGCTGCCGACCTTGCACTTCAGCTTCGACGAGCCCGTCACCCACGGCGCGGTGTTGCGCCAGCTGGGTG
This sequence is a window from Deltaproteobacteria bacterium. Protein-coding genes within it:
- a CDS encoding SWIM zinc finger family protein, whose translation is MSRRSRFGWYGSAPKKPPPERGIRMKEAGTTWWGRRWIEALESVLGGDSARLARGRTYARAGRTHDLVVQGGKVTAKVTGSRATPYKIKIALTELSAPAWRKAIDGLAKKAQFSAALLAGQMPQSIDEVFVEAGVSLFPKQRADLETSCSCPDWGDPCKHVAATHYVLGEALDRDPFLLFELRGRTKDQVLDALRAARGGIGETSAKKAGKSKATPDDATIDIPTVMLGKVEAGEYDKPREPLPTLHFSFDEPVTHGAVLRQLGAPTTWEGDASPADVLAPLVRAAAETARRIAMAEPSDADESAPPPTSTRGRAARKAAAAKRRGAE